The following are encoded together in the Streptomyces rapamycinicus NRRL 5491 genome:
- a CDS encoding 3-hydroxyacyl-ACP dehydratase FabZ family protein, whose protein sequence is MTVAACGPVDGTVEIVDPGLPGERPARCVAVVGASEKVFAGHFPGFAIFPGVCVVEYVQRGALATMPEREPGGRWVLAAVESSRFLSPVYPGDELTSEYVWSRKDGGWRCRASAATGRGTAAQIRLRFENRDAPGAAAGAGERSDQDRGADAG, encoded by the coding sequence ATGACGGTGGCCGCGTGCGGGCCGGTGGACGGCACCGTGGAGATCGTGGACCCTGGCCTCCCCGGTGAGCGGCCCGCCCGGTGCGTGGCCGTGGTCGGCGCGTCGGAGAAGGTGTTCGCCGGGCACTTCCCGGGGTTCGCCATCTTCCCCGGGGTGTGTGTCGTGGAGTACGTCCAGCGCGGCGCCCTCGCCACCATGCCGGAGCGGGAACCGGGCGGGCGCTGGGTCCTGGCGGCCGTCGAGTCCTCCCGCTTCCTCAGCCCGGTCTACCCCGGTGACGAGCTGACCAGCGAATACGTCTGGTCGCGCAAGGACGGTGGCTGGCGCTGCCGGGCCTCGGCGGCCACCGGGCGCGGGACCGCCGCGCAGATAAGGCTGCGCTTCGAGAACCGGGACGCCCCGGGCGCGGCGGCCGGGGCGGGGGAGCGGAGCGACCAGGACCGAGGAGCGGACGCCGGATGA
- a CDS encoding SDR family oxidoreductase — protein sequence MITRLEGSWCLVLGASSGMGLAIAHELAREGVHILGVHFDTTDGQEKAAVAREEMRGHGVQAHYFNANAASARTREELLPRFEELTGGAGIRIVVHSLAFGTLLPYVGAEGQDSLTARQMNMTLDVMAHSLVYWTQDLFTAGLLRQGAKVYAMTSAGGARVMPHYGAVSAAKAALESHVRQLALELAPSGIAVNALRAGVTPTPSMERIPGSDRLAAYARDLNPHRRLTRPEDVAEAVSLLSRTDSSWITGNVIGVDGGELLT from the coding sequence ATGATCACCCGACTCGAAGGTTCCTGGTGCCTGGTCCTGGGCGCCTCCAGCGGTATGGGCCTGGCCATCGCCCATGAACTGGCCCGCGAGGGCGTCCACATCCTCGGCGTCCACTTCGACACCACCGACGGCCAGGAGAAGGCCGCCGTCGCCCGGGAGGAGATGCGCGGCCACGGCGTCCAGGCCCATTACTTCAACGCCAACGCGGCCTCCGCCCGCACCCGCGAGGAGCTGCTGCCCCGGTTCGAGGAGCTGACCGGCGGCGCGGGCATCCGGATCGTGGTGCACTCCCTCGCCTTCGGCACCCTGCTGCCGTACGTCGGCGCCGAGGGCCAGGACAGCCTGACCGCCCGCCAGATGAACATGACGCTCGATGTGATGGCGCATTCGCTCGTCTACTGGACCCAGGACCTGTTCACCGCGGGGCTGCTGCGCCAGGGCGCCAAGGTGTACGCGATGACCAGCGCCGGGGGCGCCAGGGTGATGCCCCACTACGGCGCCGTGTCCGCCGCCAAGGCCGCCCTGGAGTCCCATGTGCGCCAGCTCGCCCTGGAGCTCGCCCCCTCCGGCATCGCCGTCAACGCGCTGCGCGCCGGGGTCACCCCGACCCCGTCCATGGAGCGCATCCCCGGCAGCGACCGGCTCGCCGCGTACGCCCGGGACCTCAATCCGCACCGGCGGCTGACCCGGCCCGAGGACGTCGCCGAGGCCGTCTCGCTGCTCTCGCGCACCGACTCCTCCTGGATCACCGGCAATGTGATCGGCGTGGACGGCGGTGAGCTGCTGACATGA
- a CDS encoding DsrE family protein, giving the protein MPRPVPRTDVLLNLFGAPHQTDLVTSALRLAAALLARGARVQIWTCGDATRLTGAALGDTKPRDYTDLGREHPSTARVVRELIEDHPDRLYWYVCRFCAEERGAAEQIPQVRTRAPFVFAEHVNAADKSLLMGVC; this is encoded by the coding sequence ATGCCCAGGCCCGTCCCCCGTACCGATGTACTGCTCAACCTCTTCGGCGCGCCCCACCAGACCGACCTGGTCACCTCGGCGCTCCGGCTGGCGGCCGCGCTGCTCGCCCGCGGCGCCCGGGTGCAGATCTGGACCTGCGGCGACGCCACCCGGCTGACCGGCGCCGCCCTCGGCGACACCAAACCGCGCGACTACACCGACCTGGGGCGCGAGCACCCCTCCACCGCCCGGGTCGTCCGCGAGCTGATCGAGGACCACCCCGACCGGTTGTACTGGTACGTGTGCCGCTTCTGCGCCGAGGAGCGCGGCGCCGCCGAGCAGATCCCGCAGGTCCGCACGCGGGCGCCGTTCGTCTTCGCCGAGCATGTGAACGCGGCGGACAAGAGCCTGCTCATGGGGGTGTGCTGA
- the fabG gene encoding 3-oxoacyl-ACP reductase FabG — MSDRISDDTDRASGDEEPTPDEKPAPRVALVSGGSRGIGRATVLRLARDGFDVAFCHRSSPDAARELEEEAARRGGGRVLGRQTDVRDAGAVRELVAFTEESLGPVEVAVTSAGIARDNPLLLMTDEEWRGVLEVNLDGTYHLCRSVVFGMMKRKSGCVINISSVAGVHGNATQSNYAASKAGIIGFTKSLAKEVGRYGIRANVVAPGFVETDMTAELSDRVRKEAEQSIPLRRFGRPEEVADTVAYLAGAEYVTGAVFQVDGGIVL; from the coding sequence ATGTCCGACCGAATATCCGACGACACGGACCGCGCATCCGGTGACGAGGAGCCGACGCCTGACGAGAAGCCGGCGCCGCGCGTCGCGCTGGTCAGCGGCGGCTCCCGCGGCATAGGCCGGGCCACCGTGCTCCGGCTGGCCCGGGACGGTTTCGATGTGGCGTTCTGCCATCGATCGAGCCCCGACGCCGCCCGCGAACTGGAGGAGGAGGCGGCGCGGCGCGGCGGCGGGCGGGTGCTCGGCCGGCAGACGGACGTCCGCGACGCGGGCGCGGTGCGCGAGCTGGTCGCCTTCACCGAGGAGTCGCTCGGCCCGGTCGAGGTCGCGGTCACCTCCGCCGGGATCGCCCGGGACAATCCGCTGCTGCTGATGACGGACGAGGAGTGGCGCGGCGTCCTGGAGGTCAACCTGGACGGCACCTATCACCTGTGCCGTTCCGTGGTGTTCGGAATGATGAAACGCAAGTCCGGATGCGTCATCAACATCTCGTCCGTGGCCGGTGTCCACGGCAATGCGACCCAGAGCAATTACGCGGCCTCCAAAGCGGGGATCATCGGCTTCACCAAGTCGCTCGCCAAGGAGGTCGGCCGGTACGGCATTCGAGCCAATGTGGTGGCACCCGGCTTCGTCGAGACCGATATGACGGCCGAGCTCTCCGACCGGGTGCGCAAGGAGGCGGAGCAGAGCATCCCGCTGCGCCGCTTCGGCCGTCCCGAGGAGGTGGCCGACACGGTCGCGTACCTGGCCGGAGCGGAATATGTGACCGGTGCGGTGTTCCAGGTGGACGGCGGCATCGTCCTCTGA
- a CDS encoding alpha/beta hydrolase, whose amino-acid sequence MPEPRQTSARPPSLGARALSAAALPVAPLFGVSLAYLAFHPRRREQREHPRDHGLPCTELKIPFAARKHLDTWLCPGSPEKVVVLGHSMATAKDHSLRHAKFLHEAGYTVCLFDHRNHGASSDDRALFGLGDRFASDVTAVVSHLRGRRGYGTARIAFYGFSFSCFSSMWALTHDGFELDALVCDSGPGHDVPPLLRKFLEAEALPLPAVLKGEPARSVVARTLCAVGPAMLRAQWPPPATGKFAKIPLLFMSGEHDAIVPPSSVDALAERYAQAETHVLPGAEHLLGLETDPEGYASVVLDFLERALG is encoded by the coding sequence ATGCCCGAGCCACGCCAGACGTCGGCGCGGCCTCCTTCCCTGGGAGCCCGCGCCCTCTCGGCCGCGGCCCTGCCGGTCGCCCCGCTGTTCGGGGTCTCGCTGGCGTATCTGGCCTTCCACCCGCGGCGCCGGGAGCAGCGGGAGCACCCCCGGGACCACGGGCTGCCCTGCACCGAGCTGAAGATCCCCTTCGCGGCGCGGAAGCACCTCGACACCTGGCTGTGCCCGGGGTCCCCCGAGAAGGTGGTGGTGCTCGGGCACAGCATGGCGACGGCGAAGGACCACAGCCTGCGCCACGCCAAGTTCTTGCACGAAGCCGGGTACACCGTCTGTCTGTTCGACCACCGCAACCACGGCGCCAGCAGCGACGACCGGGCGCTGTTCGGGCTCGGCGACCGGTTCGCGAGCGATGTCACCGCCGTGGTGTCCCATCTGCGCGGCCGGCGCGGGTACGGCACGGCGCGGATAGCCTTCTACGGCTTCTCGTTCTCGTGCTTCTCGTCCATGTGGGCGCTGACCCACGACGGGTTCGAACTTGACGCGCTGGTGTGCGACAGCGGGCCGGGGCATGACGTCCCGCCGCTGCTGCGCAAGTTCCTGGAGGCGGAGGCGCTGCCGCTGCCCGCCGTGCTGAAGGGCGAGCCCGCCCGTTCGGTGGTGGCGCGGACGCTGTGCGCGGTGGGCCCGGCCATGCTCCGGGCCCAGTGGCCGCCGCCCGCGACGGGCAAGTTCGCCAAGATCCCCCTGTTGTTCATGTCGGGCGAGCACGATGCGATCGTGCCGCCGTCCTCGGTGGACGCGCTGGCCGAGCGCTACGCCCAAGCCGAGACGCACGTCCTGCCGGGAGCCGAGCATCTGCTCGGGCTGGAGACCGATCCCGAAGGCTACGCGAGCGTGGTACTGGATTTTCTCGAGCGGGCCCTGGGGTAG
- a CDS encoding acyl carrier protein yields the protein MADATAALDMDELRTFVADVLDVDEEDVTDDADFVKTLGVDSLMALEVMVVLEKKYSVKLEEREMKDITTLRKVHDLLASKMGK from the coding sequence ATGGCCGACGCCACCGCCGCCCTGGACATGGACGAGCTGCGCACCTTCGTCGCGGATGTGCTCGACGTGGACGAGGAGGACGTCACCGACGACGCCGACTTCGTCAAGACCCTCGGCGTGGACTCCCTGATGGCCCTCGAGGTCATGGTCGTCCTGGAGAAGAAGTACTCGGTGAAGCTGGAGGAGCGGGAGATGAAGGACATCACCACGCTCCGGAAGGTGCACGACCTGCTCGCCTCGAAGATGGGGAAGTGA
- a CDS encoding acetyl/propionyl/methylcrotonyl-CoA carboxylase subunit alpha, with translation MQKVLIANRGEIAVRVARACRDAGIASVAVYADPDRDACHVRAADEAYALGGDTPAASYLDQAKVLAAAAESGADAVHPGYGFLSENAEFAQAVLDAGLTWIGPPPHAIRDLGDKVAARHIAQRAGAPLVAGTPDPVSGAEEVVAFAEQHGLPIAIKAAFGGGGRGLKVARTMEEVPELYDSAVREAVAAFGRGECFVERYLDKPRHVETQCLADTHGNVVVVSTRDCSLQRRHQKLVEEAPAPFLTEDQNTQLYTASKAILKEAGYVGAGTVEFLVGNDGTISFLEVNTRLQVEHPVTEEVTGIDLVREMFRIADGEAIGYDDPPMRGHSFEFRINGEDPGRNFLPAPGTVTSFVPPTGPGVRLDAGVESGSVIGPAWDSLLAKLIVTGATRKQALERAARALAEFQVEGMATAIPFHQAVVKDPAFTSEPFTIHTRWIETEFNNTIAPFTPTGTDETEEPTARETVVVEVGGKRLEISLPAVLGLAVSPGEAAGAAGGSKKPKRKAVKKSGSAASGDALASPMQGTIVKVAVNEGDTVAEGDLIVVLEAMKMEQPLNAHRGGIVKNLNADVGASVSAGAVICELKD, from the coding sequence GTGCAAAAGGTGCTCATCGCCAACCGTGGCGAGATCGCTGTCCGTGTTGCCCGTGCCTGTCGGGATGCCGGGATCGCGAGCGTAGCCGTCTACGCCGATCCGGACCGGGACGCATGTCATGTGCGCGCGGCCGATGAAGCCTATGCGCTGGGCGGTGACACCCCGGCGGCCAGCTATCTCGACCAGGCCAAGGTCCTGGCCGCGGCCGCCGAATCCGGCGCCGACGCCGTCCACCCCGGCTACGGATTCCTCTCCGAGAACGCCGAGTTCGCCCAGGCCGTCCTCGACGCCGGCCTGACCTGGATCGGCCCCCCGCCACACGCCATCCGCGACCTGGGCGACAAGGTCGCCGCCCGCCACATCGCCCAGCGCGCCGGCGCCCCCCTCGTCGCCGGCACCCCCGACCCCGTCTCCGGGGCCGAGGAGGTCGTGGCCTTCGCCGAACAGCACGGCCTGCCCATCGCCATCAAAGCCGCCTTCGGCGGCGGCGGCCGCGGCCTGAAAGTCGCCCGCACGATGGAAGAGGTCCCCGAGCTCTACGACTCCGCCGTCCGCGAAGCCGTGGCCGCCTTCGGCCGCGGCGAATGCTTCGTCGAGCGCTACCTGGACAAGCCCCGCCACGTCGAGACCCAGTGCCTGGCCGACACCCACGGCAACGTCGTCGTGGTCTCCACCCGCGACTGCTCCCTCCAGCGCCGCCACCAGAAACTCGTCGAAGAGGCCCCCGCCCCCTTCCTCACCGAGGACCAGAACACCCAGCTCTACACCGCCTCCAAAGCCATCCTCAAGGAGGCCGGATACGTCGGCGCGGGCACCGTCGAGTTCCTCGTCGGCAACGACGGCACCATCTCCTTCCTCGAGGTCAACACCCGGCTCCAGGTGGAACACCCGGTCACCGAGGAGGTCACCGGCATCGACCTGGTCCGCGAGATGTTCCGCATCGCCGACGGCGAGGCCATCGGCTACGACGACCCGCCGATGCGGGGGCACTCGTTCGAGTTCCGCATCAACGGCGAGGACCCGGGCCGCAACTTCCTGCCCGCCCCGGGAACCGTGACCTCCTTCGTCCCGCCGACCGGCCCCGGTGTCCGGCTGGACGCGGGCGTCGAGTCCGGCAGCGTCATCGGCCCCGCGTGGGACTCGCTGCTGGCCAAGCTGATCGTCACCGGCGCCACCCGGAAGCAGGCCCTGGAGCGCGCGGCCCGCGCCCTGGCCGAGTTCCAGGTCGAGGGCATGGCCACCGCGATCCCGTTCCACCAGGCGGTAGTGAAGGACCCGGCGTTCACCAGCGAGCCGTTCACCATCCACACCCGCTGGATCGAGACCGAGTTCAACAACACCATCGCCCCGTTCACCCCCACCGGGACGGACGAGACCGAGGAACCGACCGCCCGCGAGACCGTGGTGGTCGAGGTCGGCGGCAAGCGTCTTGAGATCTCCCTCCCGGCGGTCCTCGGCCTGGCGGTGTCGCCCGGGGAGGCCGCGGGCGCCGCGGGCGGCTCGAAGAAGCCGAAGCGCAAGGCGGTCAAGAAGTCCGGCTCCGCCGCCTCCGGCGACGCCCTGGCCTCCCCGATGCAGGGCACCATCGTCAAGGTCGCCGTCAACGAGGGCGACACCGTGGCCGAGGGCGATCTCATCGTGGTCCTGGAGGCCATGAAGATGGAGCAGCCCCTCAACGCCCACCGCGGTGGCATCGTCAAGAACCTGAACGCGGACGTCGGCGCCTCGGTCAGCGCGGGCGCGGTCATCTGCGAACTGAAGGACTGA
- a CDS encoding alpha/beta hydrolase, translating into MATRFLAKAASAVTLPVAPLYGAFLSYMIFHPPRRPHHKTPADLGLTSTDVNVPLNGQQGRGLHVWLIPGDAERVVVLGHGLGLSKSASLAHARLLSEAGYTVAMFDHRNHGKSVTDRAGWGMSDRHTDDVVAVVRHMRSMDEYAAARIAIYGFSISTFPSFYMLKREDCPVDAVVFDSGPALELAPLFRNFVAAGGVPIPGPLGAGPSRPVVESVASSAAVAMLRVQWPPPLGGAYERTPMLFLAGERDTMIPASGVRALAERYPLAEVHTLPDTEHLQGIKTQPEAYAETVLGFLERTLKD; encoded by the coding sequence ATGGCGACGAGATTCCTGGCCAAGGCGGCCTCAGCGGTGACCCTCCCGGTGGCACCGCTGTACGGCGCCTTCCTCTCGTACATGATCTTCCACCCGCCGCGCAGACCGCATCACAAGACCCCCGCCGACCTGGGGCTGACCAGTACGGACGTCAACGTTCCGCTGAACGGGCAGCAGGGCCGCGGGCTGCATGTCTGGCTCATCCCCGGCGACGCCGAGCGCGTCGTGGTGCTCGGACACGGCCTGGGGCTCAGCAAGTCCGCGAGCCTGGCGCACGCGCGGCTGCTCAGCGAGGCGGGCTACACGGTCGCCATGTTCGACCACCGCAACCACGGTAAGAGCGTCACGGACCGGGCGGGCTGGGGCATGAGCGACCGTCACACCGACGATGTCGTCGCCGTGGTGCGGCACATGCGGTCGATGGACGAGTACGCCGCGGCGCGCATCGCGATCTACGGCTTCTCGATCTCGACCTTCCCCTCCTTCTACATGCTCAAGAGGGAGGACTGCCCGGTCGACGCGGTGGTCTTCGACAGCGGCCCGGCGCTTGAGCTGGCCCCGCTGTTCCGGAACTTCGTCGCGGCCGGCGGGGTGCCCATCCCCGGCCCGCTGGGCGCCGGTCCCTCCCGCCCGGTCGTGGAGTCGGTCGCCTCGTCGGCGGCCGTGGCGATGCTGCGGGTGCAGTGGCCGCCGCCGCTCGGGGGCGCGTACGAGCGCACCCCGATGCTCTTCCTGGCCGGTGAGCGCGACACCATGATCCCCGCCTCGGGGGTACGGGCACTGGCCGAGCGCTATCCGCTGGCCGAGGTGCACACCCTGCCGGACACCGAGCATCTGCAGGGCATCAAGACCCAGCCGGAGGCGTACGCGGAGACCGTCCTGGGCTTCCTGGAGCGGACGCTCAAGGACTGA
- a CDS encoding DsbA family protein, with translation MAAKRSKVPRFYFNFRSPYSWIAYRDLMNRYPDVAQAVEWHLWWEPDAEGERRMAELGHHFPYSAMSREKHLYILQDVRRLTADRGLAVSWPVDHDPVWEVPHLPYFLALDAGLGPAWIERVYRARWQEGRDICDRTTIADIAGELGLSAERAAAAADDEELRRGRGLRALLALSDAGAFGVPFFTHGYDKFWGVDRLAAFVASVRSGSGSGSRSRDTPPAGAPDADFAELSDADFAAARSADPGHAGGCG, from the coding sequence ATGGCAGCCAAGCGCAGCAAAGTACCGCGGTTCTATTTCAATTTCCGCAGCCCGTACAGCTGGATCGCCTACCGTGATCTGATGAACCGCTATCCGGATGTCGCACAGGCGGTGGAATGGCACCTGTGGTGGGAGCCGGACGCGGAAGGGGAGCGCCGTATGGCCGAACTCGGCCATCACTTCCCCTATTCGGCGATGTCCCGGGAGAAGCATCTCTATATCCTCCAGGATGTGCGCCGGCTGACGGCCGACCGCGGACTCGCGGTCAGCTGGCCGGTGGATCACGACCCGGTCTGGGAGGTGCCGCATCTGCCGTACTTCCTCGCGCTCGACGCGGGGCTCGGCCCCGCCTGGATCGAGCGCGTCTACCGGGCCCGCTGGCAGGAGGGCCGCGACATCTGCGACCGTACGACCATCGCGGACATCGCCGGGGAGCTGGGGCTGTCGGCCGAACGGGCGGCGGCGGCCGCGGATGACGAGGAGCTGCGCCGCGGCCGGGGGCTCCGGGCCCTGCTCGCGCTCAGCGACGCCGGGGCGTTCGGCGTGCCGTTCTTCACCCACGGCTACGACAAGTTCTGGGGCGTGGACCGGCTGGCGGCCTTCGTCGCCTCGGTCCGCTCCGGGTCCGGGTCCGGCTCCCGGTCCCGGGACACGCCTCCCGCCGGGGCGCCGGACGCGGACTTCGCCGAGCTGTCGGACGCGGACTTCGCCGCCGCCCGGTCGGCCGATCCGGGCCATGCCGGAGGCTGTGGCTGA
- a CDS encoding ACP S-malonyltransferase, whose translation MTDRETMAGPPAAPGGQAPRTALVFPGQGAQKAGMGEAWRDTASWAAVAEISEYTGVDVEELLLKADDETLRRTDLAQIAVFTIEVLAHREAEAAGLLGGVVACAGHSLGEYTALHAAGAVPLADTARLVAARGRAMRGCAEESPGTMAAVVRLGPETVEALVARVQEEGGQEDGGQVWIANVNAPGAIVLSGTAEAVDRLAELAVESEGKVIRLAVGGAFHSPLMAAAADELREALAAVDFAPEHTPVVANVDARPYASGEHWRDLELAQLTSPVRWEESVRTLAGELGCVRFVELGPGRQLTGMIRRIADGALTVPVESAAALAKLTTPEP comes from the coding sequence ATGACGGACCGAGAGACGATGGCCGGGCCGCCCGCGGCCCCCGGCGGCCAGGCGCCCCGTACGGCGCTGGTCTTCCCCGGGCAGGGCGCCCAGAAGGCGGGCATGGGCGAGGCGTGGCGGGACACCGCGTCCTGGGCGGCGGTGGCGGAGATCTCCGAGTACACCGGTGTCGACGTCGAGGAACTCCTGCTGAAGGCCGACGACGAGACGCTGCGCCGCACCGACCTCGCCCAGATCGCCGTCTTCACCATCGAGGTGCTCGCCCACCGCGAGGCGGAGGCCGCCGGACTGCTGGGCGGCGTGGTGGCCTGCGCCGGGCACAGCCTGGGCGAGTACACCGCGCTGCACGCCGCCGGGGCCGTGCCGCTCGCCGACACCGCCCGCCTCGTCGCCGCCCGCGGCCGGGCCATGCGCGGCTGCGCCGAGGAGTCGCCCGGCACCATGGCCGCCGTGGTGCGGCTCGGCCCGGAGACCGTGGAGGCGCTGGTCGCCCGGGTCCAGGAGGAGGGCGGTCAGGAGGACGGCGGCCAGGTCTGGATCGCCAATGTGAACGCGCCCGGCGCCATCGTGCTCTCGGGCACCGCCGAGGCCGTCGACCGGCTCGCCGAACTGGCCGTGGAGAGCGAGGGCAAGGTGATCCGGCTCGCCGTCGGCGGCGCCTTCCACAGCCCGCTGATGGCCGCCGCCGCCGACGAACTGCGCGAGGCCCTGGCCGCCGTGGACTTCGCCCCCGAGCACACCCCGGTCGTCGCCAACGTGGACGCCCGGCCGTACGCGAGCGGCGAGCACTGGCGGGACCTCGAACTGGCCCAGCTCACCAGCCCGGTGCGCTGGGAGGAGAGCGTCCGCACCCTCGCCGGCGAGCTGGGCTGCGTCCGGTTCGTGGAGCTGGGCCCCGGGCGCCAGCTGACCGGCATGATCCGCCGGATCGCGGACGGCGCGCTCACCGTCCCGGTCGAGTCGGCCGCCGCCCTCGCCAAGCTCACCACCCCCGAACCCTGA
- a CDS encoding DsrE family protein has translation MTAHLLIESGGPQTGPACERFLGDAARLARDGHQVVLFLVENGVTAAVPGTAPGVETFLSDGGELWVDTFSAAQRALPADDLTPRARLVEMDDVAAKLLEPRIRAVWH, from the coding sequence ATGACGGCCCATCTGCTGATCGAGAGCGGCGGGCCGCAGACCGGACCCGCCTGCGAGCGGTTCCTCGGCGATGCCGCGCGGCTGGCCAGGGACGGCCACCAGGTGGTGCTGTTCCTCGTGGAGAACGGCGTGACCGCCGCCGTCCCCGGCACCGCCCCGGGCGTCGAGACCTTCCTGAGCGACGGCGGCGAGCTGTGGGTGGACACCTTCTCCGCCGCCCAGCGCGCCCTGCCCGCCGACGATCTGACGCCCCGGGCGCGGCTGGTGGAGATGGACGACGTGGCCGCCAAGCTGCTGGAGCCGCGGATCAGGGCGGTGTGGCACTGA
- a CDS encoding 3-hydroxyacyl-ACP dehydratase FabZ family protein, with product MITVDEIKRMLPHRYPMLLVDRVTELVPGERASGLKAVTCNEPWYEGMPDTASEEDYHYPWTVLIESWCHVAGVLVTWDRPNPDVRSGKAMLLGGIADAEFHRPVVPGDVVEHHVRLARQVGETYVFEGESLVGKETALTIGRLTMTMRPASDLAAPPVPDPPVPDPR from the coding sequence ATGATCACCGTCGATGAGATCAAGCGGATGCTGCCGCACCGCTACCCCATGCTGCTGGTCGACCGGGTCACCGAGCTGGTGCCGGGCGAGCGGGCGAGCGGGCTGAAGGCGGTCACCTGCAACGAGCCCTGGTACGAGGGGATGCCGGACACCGCGTCCGAGGAGGACTACCACTATCCGTGGACGGTGCTCATCGAGTCCTGGTGCCATGTGGCCGGGGTGCTGGTCACCTGGGACCGGCCCAACCCCGACGTGCGCTCGGGCAAGGCGATGCTGCTGGGCGGCATCGCGGACGCCGAGTTCCACCGACCGGTGGTGCCCGGCGACGTGGTGGAGCATCATGTGCGGCTGGCCCGCCAGGTCGGCGAGACCTACGTCTTCGAGGGCGAGAGCCTGGTCGGCAAGGAGACCGCCCTCACCATAGGGCGGCTGACGATGACCATGCGCCCGGCCTCCGACCTGGCCGCCCCGCCAGTGCCTGATCCGCCCGTGCCCGATCCGCGCTGA
- a CDS encoding beta-ketoacyl synthase N-terminal-like domain-containing protein — protein sequence MVNAPSGAAPVISAWTAVSPLGLRGADFTAALRSGRSAARPLDPEEWSAPFREASLVPDFHIRQILGRKGTRSMDRATGLAVTAIRHLLTGEREYGEGERLPGVGEETGLALGTSTGSAQSIMDFTRDSLVGEKPFYVDPARFPNTVMNCAAGQSAIWHGLRGPNTTIAGGRATGLLALRYAMRLQRAGRAEAVLCGAVEEFSSARAWLEWHARADENSAAVLGEGAAVWLLEPEASAREHGRDGLAEVVGLEFGCAADAKAARTVLAEAIGRLLDRTGVTPGELSAVADSGAPGAEGEAELAALAAALGGKEPPRITAADTIGDTCAAAAAFQIAAVLAMAERKEIPSGGTALVTTVDRDGVVGAALLRIR from the coding sequence ATGGTCAACGCCCCCTCCGGGGCAGCCCCGGTCATCTCGGCCTGGACCGCCGTATCGCCCCTGGGACTGCGCGGGGCCGACTTCACCGCGGCCCTGCGGTCCGGCCGCTCGGCCGCCCGGCCGCTGGACCCCGAGGAGTGGTCGGCGCCGTTCCGCGAGGCGAGCCTCGTGCCCGACTTCCACATCCGGCAGATCCTCGGCCGCAAGGGCACCCGCTCCATGGACCGCGCCACCGGCCTCGCCGTCACCGCGATACGCCATCTGCTGACCGGGGAACGGGAGTACGGCGAGGGCGAACGGCTGCCGGGGGTGGGCGAGGAGACCGGTCTCGCGCTCGGCACCAGCACCGGCTCCGCCCAGAGCATCATGGACTTCACCCGGGACTCGCTGGTGGGCGAGAAGCCCTTCTACGTGGACCCGGCCCGGTTCCCCAACACCGTGATGAACTGCGCGGCCGGCCAGTCCGCCATCTGGCACGGGCTCAGGGGCCCCAACACCACCATCGCGGGCGGCCGCGCCACCGGGCTGCTCGCCCTGCGGTACGCGATGCGGCTCCAGCGGGCCGGACGGGCCGAGGCCGTGCTGTGCGGGGCGGTCGAGGAGTTCTCCTCCGCCCGCGCCTGGCTGGAGTGGCACGCCCGCGCGGACGAGAACAGCGCCGCCGTGCTCGGCGAGGGCGCGGCCGTATGGCTGCTGGAGCCCGAAGCCTCGGCGCGCGAGCACGGCCGCGACGGGCTCGCCGAGGTGGTGGGCCTGGAGTTCGGCTGCGCCGCGGACGCGAAGGCCGCCCGTACGGTGCTCGCCGAGGCGATCGGGCGGCTGCTGGACCGCACCGGGGTGACCCCCGGTGAGCTGAGCGCCGTCGCCGACTCCGGCGCCCCCGGCGCCGAGGGGGAGGCCGAACTCGCCGCCCTCGCCGCCGCCCTCGGCGGCAAGGAGCCGCCGCGGATCACGGCCGCCGACACCATCGGGGACACCTGCGCCGCCGCGGCGGCCTTCCAGATCGCCGCCGTGCTCGCGATGGCCGAGCGCAAGGAGATCCCCTCCGGCGGAACCGCCCTGGTCACCACCGTGGACCGGGACGGTGTGGTCGGCGCGGCCCTGCTGCGGATCCGGTGA